Proteins from a genomic interval of Acidimicrobiia bacterium:
- the ispG gene encoding flavodoxin-dependent (E)-4-hydroxy-3-methylbut-2-enyl-diphosphate synthase: MFERRITRQISVGNVPVGGGSPVSVQSMTTTKTADVDGTLAQVYALAGAGADIVRITCNDVEAAQGLAEIVPRSPVPIVADIHFQHKLALAALEAGVAALRLNPGNIRNETHIKTVARAAKDRGVPIRVGVNGGSLDKDLLDKYGSATPEALVESALKEIRYLEDVDFTDIKISVKHSHVPSMVAAYRLLADAVDYPLHLGVTEAGPLPGGIIKGTAGIGTLLNEGIGDTIRFSLTADPVEEAKTGRALLEYLGLRERKGLDLIACPSCGRAEVDVIDVARRAQEALEAENLPIQVAIMGCVVNGPGEAREADLGIAAGRGKGHMFIKGQVVRVVPEDEMVEALVDEARKLVEQGVEARLAAADANAEQLSRLVREQLVEIQGDANDAASKRARVAKVASN, encoded by the coding sequence ATGTTTGAACGTCGCATCACCCGTCAGATTTCGGTCGGCAATGTACCGGTCGGTGGCGGATCCCCGGTCAGTGTTCAATCCATGACGACTACCAAAACTGCCGACGTCGACGGCACCCTCGCTCAGGTGTACGCATTGGCTGGCGCCGGTGCCGATATCGTGCGAATTACCTGCAACGACGTCGAGGCCGCTCAGGGCCTGGCCGAAATCGTTCCGCGTTCGCCAGTGCCGATCGTTGCCGATATTCATTTCCAACACAAGCTGGCGTTGGCCGCCCTGGAAGCCGGCGTCGCTGCGCTTCGTCTGAATCCGGGGAACATACGCAACGAGACCCACATCAAGACCGTTGCCAGAGCCGCCAAGGATCGCGGTGTCCCGATCCGGGTCGGGGTAAATGGTGGATCGCTTGATAAGGATCTTCTCGATAAGTACGGCAGCGCCACCCCGGAGGCCCTGGTGGAGTCTGCCCTCAAGGAGATCAGATATCTTGAAGACGTTGACTTCACGGACATCAAGATTTCGGTGAAGCACAGCCACGTACCGTCGATGGTCGCCGCCTATCGGCTGCTTGCCGACGCAGTCGATTACCCCTTGCATCTGGGGGTCACCGAGGCCGGCCCCCTCCCGGGTGGGATCATCAAGGGTACAGCCGGGATCGGAACGCTTCTCAACGAGGGGATCGGGGACACCATCCGCTTTTCTCTCACAGCCGACCCGGTCGAGGAAGCCAAAACCGGTCGAGCACTGTTGGAATATCTTGGTCTGCGCGAGCGCAAGGGTCTCGATCTCATTGCTTGTCCCTCCTGTGGGAGAGCTGAGGTTGACGTCATCGATGTTGCCCGTCGCGCGCAGGAGGCTCTCGAAGCTGAGAACTTGCCTATTCAGGTGGCCATCATGGGCTGCGTCGTCAATGGACCCGGGGAGGCTCGGGAAGCTGACCTCGGCATAGCGGCCGGTCGTGGCAAGGGTCACATGTTTATCAAGGGCCAGGTAGTCAGGGTGGTCCCCGAGGACGAGATGGTCGAGGCGCTCGTGGATGAGGCTCGCAAACTCGTCGAACAGGGAGTCGAGGCCAGACTGGCGGCCGCAGATGCCAACGCCGAGCAATTGAGCCGGCTGGTTCGTGAACAACTCGTCGAGATCCAGGGTGATGCGAACGATGCTGC